Proteins from a single region of Pirellulales bacterium:
- a CDS encoding DUF1549 and DUF1553 domain-containing protein, which produces MSHRTRRSAWSLFACATLGLTLSLAAAPSASAATNEPAAAAPLLEPIVLGTPERVEVFPANIQLATRRRTMHLAVTGYYAGGAVQDLTRAAEFISADESIARVESGVVRPVADGTTVIMVRVAGQQLSVPCQVTGQASADPVSFQYETLVALTKHGCNQGACHGSPSGKGGFRLSLRAYDPVLDAETLVREFYNRRTDMEQPDQSLLLRKPTMEVPHGGGRKLSRSDLSYQLLHDWILEGQQLDPADAAQCVKLEVYPAQRILHRPAHTQQVVALAHFSDGTVRDVTDLASFSSSDEAIASSDAHGLVVGHDRGEAAILVRYLDKMETATLMFLKEVPDFAWNNPAANNYVDENVFAKLQQMQILPSDLCSDEEFVRRVYLDVIGELPTADESRAFALDAAPDKRARLIDALLTRPEYAEFWALKWSDLLRVNNKKVTAAGVHKFRRWIVASLRDNQPYDQFVADLLLAEGSTFDNPAANYYRTAGDTNDCVETTSQLFLGIRIQCAKCHNHPFERWTQDNYYGIGAFFNRVQRKPATRADEQVVWVARAGEVTQPRTGKQMKPWLPLAGDADLPGEDDRRAAFVAWLRGPENPFFAQAEVNRLWAHLMGQGIVEPVDDFRASNPPSNTALLQALAQDFVTHGYDRKHILRTILNSRTYQLSARKNAFNANDAKYFSHAKTRLLSAEQLLDAICAVTAVDEKFPGLPAGTRATQLPSPDVDHYFLKVFGQPPREMACQCERSTESNLSQALQMINGPLVHEKLRHADNRFRKLAAAGKTDPEIVTELYQVALARQPNQAEIDAACKHVAAQPDRLQGLEDVCWAVLNAKEFLFQH; this is translated from the coding sequence ATGAGCCATCGTACACGACGTTCCGCGTGGTCCTTGTTCGCCTGCGCGACTCTTGGCCTGACCCTGTCGCTCGCAGCGGCCCCCTCGGCGAGTGCGGCCACCAATGAGCCCGCGGCAGCCGCCCCGTTGCTCGAGCCGATTGTGCTCGGCACACCCGAGCGGGTCGAAGTCTTTCCCGCGAACATTCAATTGGCCACCCGCCGGCGCACGATGCATCTGGCCGTGACGGGCTATTACGCCGGCGGCGCGGTACAGGATCTGACTCGCGCTGCCGAATTCATTTCGGCTGATGAGTCAATCGCCCGCGTCGAGAGCGGCGTCGTACGGCCCGTGGCCGACGGCACCACGGTGATCATGGTGCGCGTCGCCGGGCAGCAGCTCAGCGTTCCCTGCCAGGTGACGGGGCAAGCCTCGGCCGATCCCGTGTCGTTCCAGTACGAAACGCTCGTCGCGTTGACGAAGCATGGTTGCAATCAAGGAGCCTGCCATGGCTCGCCCAGCGGCAAGGGCGGTTTTCGCCTGAGCCTGCGGGCATACGATCCGGTGCTCGACGCCGAGACTCTCGTTCGTGAGTTTTACAATCGCCGTACCGACATGGAGCAGCCCGATCAGAGCTTGCTGCTGCGCAAGCCGACGATGGAGGTGCCCCACGGCGGCGGGCGAAAGCTGTCGCGCAGCGACCTGTCGTATCAGTTGCTGCACGACTGGATTCTCGAAGGTCAGCAACTCGACCCCGCCGACGCCGCGCAGTGCGTCAAACTCGAGGTCTATCCCGCGCAGCGCATCTTGCATCGCCCTGCGCACACGCAGCAGGTGGTCGCGCTGGCGCATTTTTCCGATGGCACGGTGCGCGACGTGACCGACCTCGCTTCGTTCTCCAGTTCGGACGAGGCGATCGCCTCGTCCGACGCGCACGGCCTGGTCGTCGGTCACGACCGCGGCGAGGCGGCCATCCTGGTGCGGTATCTCGACAAGATGGAAACCGCGACGCTGATGTTCCTCAAGGAGGTCCCCGACTTCGCCTGGAACAACCCGGCGGCGAACAACTACGTCGACGAGAACGTGTTCGCCAAGCTGCAGCAGATGCAGATCCTGCCGTCTGACTTGTGCAGCGACGAGGAGTTTGTACGGCGCGTCTACTTGGACGTCATCGGCGAATTGCCGACGGCCGACGAATCGCGTGCCTTTGCGCTCGACGCCGCGCCCGACAAGCGTGCCCGGCTGATCGATGCGCTGTTGACGCGGCCCGAGTATGCTGAATTTTGGGCGCTCAAATGGTCGGACCTGTTGCGGGTCAACAACAAGAAGGTGACTGCGGCCGGCGTGCACAAGTTCCGCCGTTGGATCGTCGCTTCGCTGCGCGATAACCAGCCGTACGATCAGTTCGTCGCCGATTTGCTCTTGGCCGAAGGCAGCACGTTCGACAACCCAGCCGCGAATTACTACCGCACGGCCGGCGACACGAACGACTGCGTCGAGACCACGTCGCAATTGTTCCTGGGCATCCGCATTCAATGCGCCAAGTGCCACAACCATCCGTTTGAACGCTGGACGCAGGACAACTACTACGGGATCGGTGCTTTCTTCAACCGCGTGCAGCGCAAGCCGGCCACGCGGGCCGACGAGCAGGTCGTCTGGGTGGCCCGCGCCGGAGAAGTCACTCAGCCGCGTACCGGCAAGCAGATGAAGCCATGGCTCCCCTTGGCCGGCGACGCGGACTTGCCCGGCGAGGACGATCGCCGCGCGGCTTTCGTCGCCTGGCTGCGCGGTCCGGAAAATCCATTCTTTGCCCAGGCCGAAGTGAACCGCCTGTGGGCACACCTGATGGGGCAGGGGATCGTCGAGCCGGTCGACGATTTCCGGGCCTCGAACCCGCCCTCGAACACAGCACTATTGCAAGCCCTGGCACAGGATTTCGTCACTCACGGATACGACCGCAAGCACATCTTGCGCACGATTCTCAATAGCCGCACCTACCAATTGAGCGCCCGCAAGAATGCCTTCAACGCGAACGACGCCAAGTACTTTTCGCATGCCAAGACCCGGCTGCTTTCGGCCGAGCAATTGCTCGACGCGATATGCGCCGTGACGGCCGTCGATGAGAAGTTCCCCGGCTTACCTGCCGGCACGCGGGCGACGCAGCTTCCCAGTCCTGATGTGGATCACTACTTCCTCAAGGTCTTCGGACAGCCACCGCGCGAGATGGCCTGCCAATGCGAACGGTCGACCGAATCGAACCTGTCGCAGGCACTGCAGATGATCAATGGTCCGCTGGTGCATGAGAAGCTGCGCCACGCCGACAACCGCTTCCGCAAGCTCGCGGCAGCAGGCAAGACCGATCCGGAGATCGTCACCGAGCTGTACCAGGTCGCACTCGCGCGCCAGCCGAACCAGGCCGAGATCGACGCGGCCTGCAAGCATGTCGCCGCGCAGCCCGATCGACTTCAGGGCCTCGAAGACGTCTGCTGGGCCGTGCTCAACGCCAAGGAATTCCTGTTCCAGCACTAG
- a CDS encoding Gfo/Idh/MocA family oxidoreductase, translating into MKLRVGLIGLGANWEKHHRPALRTLSDRFEVRAVYDQVAHRAETAARETRAVAVDGFHTLAERDDVDAIMMLSQDWYGVLPLFAACDAGKAVYCATGLGFDPEQARQLKERVERSGVAFMAEFPRRHAPATIRLKELIATRLGAPQLLFCHHRVPVSEPTSPEQRLRTPSSPAVSYMIELVDWCRYVVGTEPTSLISIRHLANPGQEYEDYQMLSLDFSVPDKVGTGTVAQISCGRYMPARWQEAVGYRPPAALQVACERGIAFIDLPSTLIWFDEAGRHQESLDHERPVGELLLQSFYREVTSLVRNRSNLDDSYRALEIVWHARDSQLSGQRQTIRGR; encoded by the coding sequence ATGAAACTGCGCGTCGGCTTGATCGGTTTGGGAGCGAACTGGGAGAAACATCATCGGCCGGCACTGCGGACGCTGAGCGACCGCTTTGAAGTCCGGGCCGTCTACGATCAGGTCGCCCATCGCGCCGAAACGGCGGCGCGCGAAACGCGTGCCGTGGCCGTCGATGGCTTTCACACGCTCGCCGAGCGCGACGACGTGGACGCCATCATGATGTTGTCGCAAGACTGGTACGGCGTGCTGCCGCTGTTCGCCGCCTGCGACGCTGGCAAGGCCGTGTACTGTGCCACGGGCCTGGGTTTCGATCCTGAGCAAGCGCGTCAATTGAAGGAGCGCGTCGAACGGTCAGGCGTGGCTTTCATGGCGGAGTTTCCTCGCCGCCATGCGCCGGCGACGATTCGCCTGAAAGAACTCATCGCCACGCGACTCGGCGCGCCGCAATTGTTGTTCTGTCACCATCGCGTACCTGTCAGCGAGCCGACGTCGCCCGAGCAGCGCTTGCGGACCCCCAGCTCGCCGGCGGTGAGCTACATGATCGAGCTCGTGGATTGGTGCCGGTATGTCGTGGGGACCGAACCAACGAGCTTGATCAGCATCCGGCACCTGGCCAATCCCGGCCAGGAGTACGAGGACTATCAGATGCTGAGCCTCGATTTCTCCGTGCCGGACAAGGTGGGCACCGGAACCGTGGCGCAAATCAGTTGTGGTCGGTATATGCCGGCGCGCTGGCAAGAGGCTGTCGGTTACCGCCCGCCGGCTGCCCTGCAAGTCGCCTGCGAGCGGGGCATCGCGTTTATCGATCTGCCCTCGACCTTGATCTGGTTCGACGAGGCGGGGCGACACCAGGAATCGCTCGACCACGAGCGCCCCGTCGGCGAACTGCTCTTACAGTCGTTCTATCGTGAAGTGACGAGCCTGGTGCGCAACCGGTCCAATCTCGACGATTCGTACCGTGCTTTGGAAATCGTCTGGCACGCCCGCGACAGCCAGCTATCCGGCCAGCGGCAGACGATCCGCGGCCGCTGA
- a CDS encoding DUF1559 domain-containing protein: protein MESRGPRRGFTLVELLVVIAIIAILIALLLPAVQAARRAAQRMTCSNNLKQIGLALHNYNTSLGSFPSGIQFGRYTDPPHLLGGSPDLGSADFFANGIVSLLGYLEGTAIVNSFDKTKPWYGQGSNVNRLLASAVIPALVCPSNAKDNPVKLRWVNQVIDQIAQLAGSSVDTAQVKADLDSTFALTDYLMCKGATDGWCAMPGWVLTYGEIDLLDGNQDGQPPAGTVGNAGAERGMFDLSIPSTLELPGASFACTISMITDGTSNTFAFGEGAQGNSWPICPLGAGPRYNKDYRMQPAQDKCTTDSATVALTKLPSEFGGNGIDPYPIYQPWFLTPSIYALTTAKVYLGAPIGATTIRLNTRPVSHTVIGVNDGTDALNLLDCRATIDLDGPSPSGQLNATPAVFGVDRHATSNFRSDHEGGAHFLYADGTVRFIQDNIDVNTYRALSSIAGGETQGVGN, encoded by the coding sequence ATGGAATCCCGTGGACCACGCCGCGGTTTCACGCTGGTGGAACTGCTGGTGGTGATCGCCATCATCGCGATCTTGATCGCGCTGTTGCTACCCGCCGTTCAAGCCGCACGTCGCGCGGCCCAGCGCATGACCTGCTCGAACAACCTCAAGCAGATCGGCTTGGCCCTGCACAACTACAATACGTCGTTGGGCTCGTTCCCCTCGGGGATCCAATTCGGCCGTTACACCGATCCTCCGCACCTGCTAGGCGGTAGCCCCGATCTCGGTTCGGCCGACTTCTTCGCCAACGGCATCGTGTCGCTGCTTGGCTATTTGGAAGGCACTGCCATCGTCAACTCGTTTGATAAGACCAAGCCCTGGTACGGCCAGGGCAGCAATGTCAACCGTCTGTTGGCCTCAGCAGTGATTCCGGCCCTGGTTTGTCCCTCCAATGCGAAAGACAACCCCGTCAAGCTACGCTGGGTTAACCAGGTGATTGACCAAATCGCACAGCTGGCTGGTTCAAGCGTGGATACAGCGCAAGTCAAGGCCGATCTCGACAGCACGTTTGCCTTGACCGACTATCTCATGTGCAAAGGTGCAACGGACGGCTGGTGCGCAATGCCGGGCTGGGTGCTGACGTACGGTGAAATTGATCTTCTGGACGGTAATCAGGATGGCCAGCCGCCAGCGGGGACCGTGGGAAATGCCGGCGCCGAACGCGGCATGTTTGACCTGTCGATTCCTAGCACTCTGGAACTGCCTGGTGCGAGCTTCGCCTGTACCATCTCCATGATCACCGATGGCACGAGCAATACTTTCGCTTTCGGCGAAGGTGCCCAGGGCAATTCGTGGCCCATTTGCCCGCTTGGAGCTGGCCCCCGGTATAATAAAGACTACAGAATGCAGCCTGCTCAGGACAAATGTACGACTGATTCCGCGACGGTGGCCTTGACTAAGTTGCCATCGGAATTCGGCGGTAATGGCATCGATCCGTATCCGATTTACCAGCCCTGGTTCTTGACACCCAGTATCTATGCTCTCACAACTGCAAAAGTTTACCTGGGTGCCCCGATCGGCGCTACGACTATTCGCTTGAACACCCGACCGGTATCCCACACCGTGATCGGTGTGAATGATGGCACCGACGCACTCAATCTGCTTGACTGCCGGGCCACGATCGACCTCGATGGTCCGTCGCCTAGTGGCCAGTTGAACGCGACGCCGGCTGTCTTCGGTGTAGATCGTCATGCCACGAGCAACTTCCGTAGCGACCACGAGGGTGGTGCTCACTTCCTCTATGCGGACGGCACCGTGCGGTTCATACAGGACAACATTGACGTGAATACCTACCGCGCCTTGTCGTCGATTGCCGGTGGCGAAACCCAGGGCGTCGGCAACTAG
- a CDS encoding class II aldolase/adducin family protein, with amino-acid sequence MTQLDTKIDPTRIVLDTQSHNEQEKDEVIRLANTPLAQAEKVKLAAAYRILARKGLDDGVAGHISMRVPGAPNYFWVNPFGLYFHEVSADNLVLVNHHGEIIQGDFPINYAGFCIHSAIHQARPDVNCACHTHPPAGSAFSALDMLIETIDQTCCSFFEDHAIYREYTGIVISGEQAESIVSAVGNRRALILANHGLLTAASTIEQALIDMLDMERSCEINLKALATCRPLQTAPREVALQARTVLTQDGRWPFQWAALIRWLNKFETDYDPALRKGK; translated from the coding sequence ATGACCCAGCTCGATACGAAGATCGATCCGACGCGCATCGTGCTCGACACGCAGTCGCACAACGAACAAGAAAAAGACGAAGTTATTCGCCTGGCGAACACGCCGCTCGCCCAAGCGGAAAAGGTCAAGCTCGCCGCCGCCTACCGCATCTTGGCTCGCAAGGGCCTCGACGATGGTGTGGCCGGGCACATCAGCATGCGCGTGCCCGGTGCGCCCAATTACTTCTGGGTAAATCCGTTCGGCCTCTACTTTCACGAGGTTTCGGCCGACAACCTGGTGCTGGTCAACCATCACGGCGAGATCATTCAGGGTGATTTTCCGATCAATTATGCGGGCTTCTGCATCCATTCGGCGATTCACCAGGCTCGGCCCGACGTGAATTGCGCGTGCCACACGCACCCGCCTGCCGGCAGCGCCTTTAGTGCCCTCGACATGTTGATCGAGACGATCGATCAGACGTGCTGCTCGTTCTTCGAAGATCACGCCATCTACCGCGAGTACACGGGCATCGTGATCAGCGGCGAGCAGGCCGAATCGATCGTCAGCGCCGTCGGCAACCGCCGGGCGTTGATCCTGGCGAACCACGGCCTGCTCACGGCCGCTTCGACCATCGAGCAGGCGTTGATCGACATGCTCGATATGGAACGGAGCTGCGAGATCAACCTCAAGGCCCTGGCAACGTGCAGACCGCTGCAAACCGCCCCGCGCGAGGTGGCACTGCAAGCCCGTACCGTGCTGACCCAGGACGGTCGCTGGCCGTTCCAATGGGCCGCGTTGATCCGTTGGCTCAACAAGTTCGAGACGGACTACGACCCAGCGCTGCGCAAGGGCAAATAA
- a CDS encoding serine/threonine protein kinase translates to MSNTTMLAGKTTLTFAGELEVRCPEELLARYDALINEQRLSWTDHHRLLRLLGAGGQGVVYLTERRGADQFTLPVALKIFSPERYPDAAAYDMAMQRIAHIAARVAQIQQDNLLDVHNFIDRNRIRLMEMEWIDGYDLGRLLTKNMLSRVHDRVSQRRWEYLNNVIVTDGPQQPRLKPGIAIAVLRECLAALAALHREGIVHGDVKPSNIMLKRTGNAKIIDIGSAFEWEKAPVRQTCTPAYAAPEVLDAGQCTPRSDLCSLGYVLIEMLSGTPLFLGKRTLAELLEAKRTLVHRLHEYLPYDVTCNELLLNLCRRLVAPDPALRFPSAEAADLVKEGAASFLRQLIKVDLASEYENEIRLWLEELE, encoded by the coding sequence ATGTCGAATACTACGATGTTGGCCGGCAAGACCACGCTTACGTTTGCGGGCGAGCTCGAGGTGCGCTGTCCCGAGGAGTTGCTTGCGCGCTACGATGCGCTGATCAACGAGCAGCGACTTAGCTGGACCGATCACCATCGGCTGTTGCGGCTCTTGGGTGCCGGAGGGCAGGGCGTCGTCTATCTGACTGAACGCCGCGGCGCCGATCAGTTCACCTTGCCTGTGGCGCTGAAGATCTTCTCGCCCGAGCGCTATCCCGACGCGGCCGCGTACGACATGGCCATGCAGCGGATCGCGCACATCGCGGCGCGGGTCGCACAGATTCAGCAGGACAATCTGCTGGACGTGCACAACTTCATCGACCGCAATCGCATCCGCTTGATGGAGATGGAGTGGATCGACGGGTACGACCTCGGCCGGCTGCTGACCAAGAACATGTTGAGCCGCGTCCACGACCGCGTCAGCCAGCGGCGGTGGGAATATCTCAACAACGTGATCGTCACCGACGGTCCGCAGCAACCGCGGCTGAAGCCCGGAATTGCGATCGCCGTGTTGCGCGAATGCCTGGCTGCCCTGGCCGCGCTGCACCGCGAGGGCATCGTGCACGGCGACGTCAAGCCGTCGAACATCATGCTCAAGCGGACCGGCAACGCGAAGATTATCGATATTGGCTCGGCCTTCGAGTGGGAAAAGGCCCCGGTTCGGCAAACCTGTACGCCGGCCTACGCCGCGCCCGAGGTGCTCGACGCCGGCCAATGTACGCCGCGCAGCGATCTGTGCAGCCTGGGCTACGTCCTGATTGAGATGCTGTCGGGGACGCCGTTGTTTCTGGGCAAGCGCACGCTGGCCGAGCTGCTCGAAGCGAAACGCACCCTCGTCCATCGCTTGCACGAGTACCTGCCGTACGACGTGACCTGCAACGAGCTGCTGCTGAACCTCTGCCGCCGGCTGGTCGCGCCTGACCCGGCGCTGCGGTTCCCCAGCGCCGAGGCCGCTGACCTGGTGAAGGAAGGGGCCGCCAGTTTCTTGCGGCAATTGATCAAGGTCGATCTGGCGAGCGAATACGAAAACGAGATTCGCCTCTGGCTCGAGGAGCTCGAATGA
- a CDS encoding TM2 domain-containing protein, producing MSTAALLAGICGLGLHRFYLGYWLIGTLQLVTLGGCLIWAAVDLIRILNGTLKAADGSELIRD from the coding sequence ATGTCCACGGCCGCCCTGTTGGCGGGCATCTGTGGCCTGGGCCTGCACCGTTTCTACCTGGGCTACTGGCTCATCGGGACGCTGCAGCTTGTGACCCTGGGCGGCTGCCTGATCTGGGCGGCGGTCGACCTGATCCGCATCCTCAACGGAACGCTCAAGGCGGCCGACGGCAGTGAATTGATCCGGGACTGA
- a CDS encoding PPC domain-containing protein — protein sequence MSPARLSALCLVCLTVVALVAPRAAAQPAVAFMSPSAVAPGAPADVVIYGDNLAGATGLWTGIPAAVELTPGVEGNGNQPKEVRYRITFPAETPVGIYGYRLGTSGGVSNLRLLMVDDLPTVADNGQNKTPETAQLLTLPVAVEGACEPESFDFYKFNAAAGETVSVDAVARRLGSPLDPVVRLLDAAGKELAFSDDEGGIAPDGRFAYTFNAPGEYYVEIRDITYAGSGGHRYRLRIGNFPLATVAYPTGIVVGSTTALEPVAPLLAAGLATTVTVGAQVGSQVPAAARYATGQGAVPVTLMAATGSEQVEFEPNDDVAGGGSPVLVPGAISGRFAAAGDHDLFGFDAKAGQRLLFVGMTRSLGSPTDLLMRVMKPDGGVLAEVDDSGTEEGTLDFTAPADGRYLLAVEDLHHRGGPQHVYRVDVQPYQPGFSLSLEAEKFDVPLGGVMVIKVNAARRDYNGPITLSLEDVGEGFGLNLTRQPSSPGYRDVFLASNVIPEGKNDVVLSLTFPASIAQGPPRVGRIVGRAKIGEVDFAATASTLGALRPQFAGLPYPPPMLDGSVGIGVGPAFGDFFKLSLEGDTVRFPQLVGTGTGKVKLEKLAGFDDVVNLAVEGLPAGFTAELPAIAKGQTEAAIIVRGPAAAAAGDYRFRIVGSGVLSNQPKSVTLEAILRVGRPLDVAAAPAGPVVAGATQKCKISLTRFGDEKQPVQLSFVNLPPGLSVPEGLAIAADAAELEFDLTAAANAGIGSFPGVQVVATTTVGGKQVTSSAVFALEVKMP from the coding sequence ATGTCGCCTGCCCGCTTGTCTGCGCTGTGCCTGGTCTGCTTGACGGTTGTCGCCTTGGTCGCGCCGCGCGCTGCGGCGCAGCCGGCCGTGGCGTTCATGTCACCCTCTGCCGTTGCACCCGGCGCACCAGCCGATGTAGTGATCTACGGCGACAACCTTGCCGGCGCGACCGGACTTTGGACCGGTATACCGGCGGCGGTCGAACTCACTCCCGGCGTCGAAGGCAATGGCAACCAGCCCAAAGAAGTTCGGTATCGCATCACCTTTCCCGCGGAAACGCCCGTCGGCATTTACGGCTATCGCCTCGGCACCAGCGGGGGCGTCTCGAACTTGCGGTTGCTGATGGTCGACGACCTGCCGACCGTGGCCGACAACGGCCAGAACAAGACTCCCGAAACTGCGCAACTGCTCACGCTGCCCGTCGCCGTCGAGGGTGCCTGCGAGCCCGAGAGTTTTGACTTCTACAAGTTCAACGCGGCGGCCGGAGAAACCGTGTCGGTCGATGCCGTGGCCCGCCGGCTCGGTTCGCCGCTCGATCCCGTCGTGCGATTGCTGGACGCGGCGGGCAAGGAGTTGGCCTTCAGCGACGACGAAGGTGGCATCGCGCCCGATGGTCGTTTTGCCTATACCTTCAACGCGCCGGGCGAGTATTACGTCGAGATACGCGACATCACTTACGCCGGCAGCGGCGGTCATCGCTATCGGCTGCGGATCGGCAACTTCCCACTTGCCACGGTCGCCTACCCAACCGGGATCGTGGTTGGCTCGACCACGGCGCTGGAGCCGGTCGCGCCGCTCCTGGCCGCGGGACTCGCTACGACGGTCACCGTGGGCGCACAGGTTGGCAGCCAGGTGCCTGCGGCCGCGCGGTATGCCACGGGGCAGGGTGCGGTGCCCGTAACGCTCATGGCAGCCACGGGAAGCGAGCAGGTCGAGTTCGAACCGAACGACGACGTGGCCGGAGGAGGTTCGCCGGTCCTGGTGCCGGGCGCAATCAGCGGTCGCTTCGCGGCGGCGGGCGATCACGACCTCTTCGGTTTCGACGCCAAGGCCGGACAACGACTGTTGTTTGTCGGCATGACTCGCAGCCTCGGTTCGCCGACCGACTTGCTGATGCGCGTGATGAAGCCCGACGGTGGTGTGCTGGCCGAAGTCGACGACTCCGGCACAGAAGAAGGCACCCTCGATTTCACCGCTCCGGCCGACGGCCGTTATCTCCTGGCGGTCGAGGATCTGCATCATCGCGGCGGCCCACAACACGTCTACCGCGTCGATGTTCAGCCCTATCAGCCCGGTTTCAGCCTGTCGCTCGAGGCGGAGAAATTCGACGTCCCGCTGGGCGGCGTGATGGTCATCAAGGTCAACGCGGCGCGGCGCGATTACAACGGCCCCATCACCTTGTCGCTGGAAGACGTGGGCGAGGGCTTCGGTCTGAACCTGACTCGACAACCAAGCAGCCCGGGTTATCGCGACGTCTTTCTGGCCAGCAACGTCATCCCCGAAGGCAAGAACGACGTGGTGTTGAGCCTCACGTTCCCCGCTTCGATCGCCCAGGGACCGCCGCGCGTGGGCCGCATCGTGGGGCGGGCCAAGATTGGCGAAGTCGACTTCGCAGCCACGGCCTCGACGCTGGGCGCGCTGCGCCCGCAATTCGCCGGCCTGCCCTATCCGCCACCCATGCTCGATGGCTCCGTCGGGATCGGCGTGGGCCCCGCCTTTGGCGATTTCTTCAAACTGTCGCTTGAGGGCGACACGGTGCGCTTCCCGCAATTGGTCGGCACGGGCACCGGCAAGGTCAAACTCGAGAAGCTCGCCGGATTCGACGACGTCGTCAATCTGGCCGTCGAGGGCCTGCCGGCAGGCTTTACGGCGGAGTTGCCGGCGATCGCCAAGGGGCAGACCGAAGCGGCGATCATCGTGCGCGGACCGGCAGCAGCCGCGGCAGGGGATTATCGCTTCCGAATCGTTGGATCGGGCGTGCTCTCGAATCAACCTAAGAGCGTGACCCTCGAGGCCATCTTGCGCGTCGGCCGGCCGCTCGATGTCGCGGCGGCTCCGGCAGGGCCGGTTGTTGCCGGCGCGACGCAGAAGTGCAAGATCTCGCTGACGCGGTTTGGTGACGAGAAGCAGCCGGTGCAACTGAGCTTCGTCAATCTGCCGCCGGGGCTCAGCGTGCCCGAGGGCCTCGCCATCGCTGCCGACGCGGCAGAGCTGGAATTCGACCTGACCGCCGCTGCGAACGCGGGCATTGGCAGCTTCCCAGGCGTACAAGTCGTCGCCACAACCACCGTGGGAGGCAAACAAGTGACGTCCAGCGCCGTGTTCGCCCTGGAGGTCAAGATGCCGTAA
- a CDS encoding alpha/beta fold hydrolase: protein MSARFAPLVLLLALGQSAWLAADEPPPFYPDKLRLLVYRDASGVEHPIDRADAWPRRREHILLGMQQAMGPLPGPERRTPLELAIETETDVDGFYTRRRIHFTPEPGDSLPGWLLVPKQRNGRLPAVLCLHQTIKIGKDEPVGLGDDPNKRYADELARRGYVTLAVDYPNFGTYEFDPYAHGYVSATMKGIWNHLRAVDLLCALPEVDARRIGVIGHSLGGHNSLFVAAFDPRIRCVVTSCGFNSFRHYYGGDLTGWSHKGYMPRIADVYGRDPARMPFDFPEVLAAIAPRAVLVVAPQRDANFAVEGVRECVTAAQTVYALLGIPDRLRALYPDAEHNFPPAERQAAYAWMDQWLVADQEP from the coding sequence ATGAGCGCGCGGTTTGCGCCTCTCGTGCTGCTCCTGGCCCTCGGGCAGAGTGCCTGGCTGGCGGCCGACGAGCCGCCGCCATTCTATCCGGACAAGCTGCGGCTGCTGGTCTACCGCGATGCGTCGGGGGTGGAGCACCCGATCGATCGAGCCGACGCCTGGCCGCGCAGGCGCGAGCATATTCTGCTCGGCATGCAGCAAGCCATGGGCCCCTTGCCGGGGCCCGAGCGCCGAACACCGCTCGAGCTGGCGATCGAAACGGAAACCGACGTCGACGGCTTCTACACGCGGCGCCGCATTCACTTCACCCCCGAGCCGGGCGATTCGCTCCCCGGATGGCTGCTGGTGCCCAAGCAGCGGAATGGTCGGCTGCCGGCCGTGCTCTGTTTGCACCAAACGATCAAGATCGGCAAAGACGAGCCGGTCGGCCTGGGCGACGATCCGAACAAGCGCTATGCCGACGAACTCGCCAGGCGGGGCTACGTGACGCTGGCGGTCGACTACCCCAACTTTGGCACCTACGAATTCGACCCCTACGCGCACGGCTACGTCAGCGCGACGATGAAGGGCATCTGGAATCATCTCCGCGCCGTCGACCTGTTGTGCGCGCTGCCCGAAGTCGATGCCCGCCGGATCGGGGTCATCGGGCACTCGCTCGGCGGTCACAACAGCTTGTTCGTGGCCGCATTCGATCCGCGCATTCGCTGCGTCGTGACGAGCTGCGGGTTCAACAGCTTCCGGCACTATTACGGCGGCGACCTGACGGGCTGGAGCCACAAAGGCTACATGCCGCGAATCGCCGACGTGTATGGCCGCGACCCGGCGCGGATGCCCTTCGATTTTCCCGAGGTGCTCGCGGCGATTGCCCCGCGGGCGGTGCTCGTCGTGGCGCCGCAGCGCGACGCGAATTTTGCAGTCGAGGGCGTGCGCGAATGCGTGACCGCGGCCCAGACGGTCTATGCCCTGCTGGGAATTCCCGACCGGCTGCGCGCCTTGTACCCCGACGCCGAACACAATTTTCCGCCGGCCGAACGCCAGGCGGCGTATGCCTGGATGGACCAGTGGCTCGTGGCCGATCAGGAGCCTTAG